The following is a genomic window from Calliphora vicina chromosome 5, idCalVici1.1, whole genome shotgun sequence.
ttccgtttgtaatttctacatttttcatttccgaccctataaagtatatatattctggatccttatagatagcggagtcgattaagccatgtccgtctgtctgtctgtctgtctgtctgtctgtctgtctgtctgtctgtctgtctgtctgtctgtctgtctgtctgtctgtctgtctgtctgtctgtctgtctgtctgtctgtctgtctgtctgtctgtctgtctgtctgtctgtctgtctgtctgtctgtctgtctgtctgtctgtctgtctgtctgtctgtctgtctgtctgtctgtctgtctgtctgtctgtctgtctgtctgtctgtctgtctgtctgtctgtctgtccgtctgtctgtctgtctgtctgttgaaatcagttttctgaagaccccagatatcttcgggatccaaatcttcaataattctgtcagacatgctttcgagaattttgctatttaaaatcagcaaaatcggtccacaaatggctgagatatgaggaaaaaaccaagacaacctcgatttttgacctatttttttacctatatctggattactaagacattaatatagacaatatggatatctaatgatagatatttcaaagacatttgcaacgacgtatataagaccatagtaagttggacctacaatgggtcaaaatcgggaaaaaaattttgaacccgaatttttttttttaaaaaaaaaaattttaaaaacaaaaaaaaattttttaaaatttaaaaaaaaaaaaaattttaaaattttaaaaaaaaaaaaattttaaaatttaaaaaaaaaaaaatttaaaatttaaaaaaaaaaaattttttaaatttaaaaaaaaaaaaaatttaaaatttaaaaaaaaaaatttaaaataacaatcgaaaaatttttttttccaaaaaattcaaaaaacaactggaaaaaaagttaaattttgtttacctaaaaatatttaaaattttgaagtataatttggtgaagggtatataagattcggcacggccgaatatagcactcttacttgttttctataccactgtgcgttctATGTTCCTGACCACttgctgaaataatccataaccactagAACCTAACGGTTTCCGATATCGCTGACAGGAAAAGGACCAGCTACATCCATTGCAATCCCCTCAAATGGTACCCGAGTTGtactgctgaagttgtccacaacttcttcttactgggcccttggctgctatgcattgtggacaattggctacACAATTGGTTACTGCTTGCTGACATCCCACCCAATAAAACGTTGTTTTAACTTTTCTAGGGTTTTTGTCACATCAAGATGACTACGACTGCGACCGTCATGGAACTTTTCATTACTTCGTTTACTTTAGAGAGCGGTGACACCATTAGATTTGTCACCATTTTGCTGTATAAGTAGCCATTTAATAACTGGAGACAATTCCATAGGACCCAGtatgatttcatcagtggaCGTTCGGCGAATATTTCGTTAAGGGTAGGCTTTCTGTGTCTGTACTCTATATGTATTAGTCGAACATCGATGACACATTCCTAAAATctaattattgcaaaaaaatcatttttatttcctctaaaacataaacaaaatttatcttattttgtaaataaaacagaaatttttttttttcaaaatatttttaattttgttgaccAAATTTCTCATTTAATAGTTAACATAAGATTTGAATGTTAACTCCAGAGTTAAAATCATAGTCTgttatcaaaaacctaactctctAGTCAAAATCGTCAACATGAGTGTTTTTCtcatagtttttttactaatacaatCTCACCACTTAGATTTTTcataactgagttaggtttttgacaaaagAGTTTACGATCTGTGTCTATTTATCTATAAACTACACTCTGGAGTAGAAATTGTTAGACTCTGTAGTGATAACAAAAAGACATAGaagaattttaaatcaaataaaaacaaagaaaaataaatataatttgcaGCAGAATTGAGTGCGTACACTCCATCATGGTAAACGTAACTTTATTCTCGAACTTTTCGTTGTTCCACATGAAGTTGCGGTAATTCCACTAATTTTAATGCAATGTGATtctcaaattttaaatctttgtaCTTAAAATCTGTCGAAAATttgtaagtttttattaattttgccaaagaaattttaacaaatattaatgcaTATCTCCAACctataatgtaaaaaatataaaattttaaaatcaataaaagcaTGCATGTCTTCAATTTATAATATATTCGACTGCTGCTTACCAATACAAAACCGTTTCCCTTTCGTAAATGGAATAAATGCGAATGGATGACGTTCGTTGACATTTGAAGGCAAAAAGTTATCAGGATTAAAATCGTCTGCGTTGGGACCCCAAATATCTTTGCGGCGATGCAAGCGAAATAAATCAATGCTAATCATTTGACCAACCGGTAATGTTAAACCATTGCTAAGAGTAAGATCCTCATTTAAAACTTTACGAAAAACCATGGGTACTGCGGGACAAACTCTCAGTGTCTCATTTAACACCATTTCTAAATAGATCAATTGATCCACCTGTGCTAATGTGATATCAGTGTCATCATTATCATGGGGTAGTACGTTTATTACTTCCTCATACGCACATTCCTGATACTGCGGATGCATGGCCAGCAATGACACCACCAAAAACAATGTGGAAGATATGGTTTCAAAGGACTtccgaaaaaatttatttatagattattatttttatgaaatattattcAAACTTACTCCCTCAAAGAGTTGCAACATATGCGGTAATAGTTCAGACCATTCTAGAGTGTTCTGTTGAACTCCATTTAAAGCATAATCTAAGGAACTATTTACTGCGGGCAAATAGCTGGGATCTGTTGtatcatttttttccaaaatatccaCAGATTCATTGACCAAtcttataaacatattcaatcCCTGCATTTGACTTTTATACACAGTGATCTTGGCCAGCTTGCGTATCCAACTAATGCTAATAAtggtattaaaacaattttcagcTAACATCTCTAGAAttctaaaaataagtaaaattatacAGTTAGGTCTAGATATTGCGAAGAGATTGTGAAGATTTGGTTAAACTAACACTATATATGATGATTATTATGGTTATATGTCCATACTATGGATGCCCAGCCGGCCTGGTTTTCCACTACGTTTACAattagaatttccaaaaaaaaccgaAGAAATTGAAAAGCTtagtttcggttttaaaaaactgaaaacccGTTAGGTTTTGGGCtagttaattttataaatctatcttctatatatattaccaaataagagagctatatttatatacccttcaccaaaatatactttaaaataaaaattttaaatatttttaggtaaacaaaatttaattttttttccagttgttttttaattttttttttaaatttaatttttttttttttaaatttaataattttttttttaattttaaaaaaattattttttttagtttttaattttttttttaattttttaaaaaaaattcggattaaaaaatattttttccgatttcgacccattgtaggtccaacttactatggtcttatatacgtcgttgtacaggtctttgaaatatcaaaattcgaggttgtcctggttttttccttatatctcagccatttgtggaccgattttcttagcgattttaaatagcaaccgagccggaagaatttcggagatattgatgtatcattcgtgtatgtaagttatttgggggcttcagaaagttgatttcaacacacagacggacatggctatatcgactccgcccgctatctataacgattcagaatatatatcctttgtggggtcgcaaatgaaaaatgtagaaattacaaacggaatgacaaacttatatatacccttgccactcatggtgaagggtatacaaatgaaatggtccatgtatgtaatagcatcacgtgagaatggctggagcgatttggctgatttttataccctacaccaccatagtggggagggtattatgcgtttgtgcagatgtttgtaacgcccaaaaatattagtctgacacccaccttaaagtataccgatcgacttagaattctgagtcgattaagcgatgtccgtccgtccgtccgtccgtctggtcggctggctggctggctgtccatgtaaaccttgtgcgcagagtacaggtcgcaattttgaagatatttcgatgaaatttgacacatattattttttcggctcaaggaccaagcctattgaaactggctgaaatcggtccattatttcacctagcccccatacaaatgtcctcccgaaattggactttatcggtcataaatgtttaatttatatatgtatctccacaaattccgctccaaataagttttatatacacaaaattcatgtcaccaaattttgttacgatcggtccataattagtcatagctcccatatagacccgcttccgaaaatcactttaacgtgcataaatcgcttaaaaatgttggtaaacacacaaaattcaacatagttaactttaatatagacataaatcacacgaccaaatttcatggtgatcggtccataattggtcatagcccccatataaggcccacttccaaaaatcactcaaaaatataaattattgatattttaaaaaaaaacattttttttgctcttttacttagtgtagggtattatatggtcgggcttgaccgaccatactttcttacttgtttttattcaattcgaaattttcaggagatggtttgtaaagaaaaaaaaatccgaaattccgggtaaaactcggatttttttttttgaatccagtcaactgtaataaaaagctccctaaagtatacagtacaaatttagatattttatttgcaaataaatttgcaGGCAgctgtatgtgggttggagaaacttgaagaactaacattagtatttaataaattttacaggaATTGACACAgctagtacatatgtatgtattagcgttatgactataatatttttgtgatgataaattacaaaatttatgttgcTCTTGCTACTTACCCTTCAGCATTTTTTGACATAGCCATCGAGTCCATATCTGTCTGATCTAAGTCTCTTTTTAGTACTGTTTCTGCAGAGGAAATAAAATTAGtataatgaattcaatacaacTTATTTCGCTATATTTATGATTAAAATAACCACAATAGTTGAAGATATCATTAAAATTTCGTCATACAAATTAAACATAACTTACTTGTGGacatttttaaagttaataatCGAAATATCAATAACATATCAACATCCTCTGCATTATCAAGACTTTTCTGTACTTTTTGAATTAAACTGTTGATCTCTGTATTAAATAACGGCACAAATGAGCTCAAGTTCTTATgtgaaaaagctttatttaatattttacgaTGTTGACTCCAATGTGGTTCTgccaaatataattttattaatatttaattggttAATAAATCATCACAgacattttgttttaacaacATACCATTTTCAGTTATTAAACCATGACCGGCTACTGCAGAAATTCCGTTGTATATTAATGCTGGTTTatctatacaattttttaatgttaaaatttcctttaatatCTGTGGTTCCGATGAGAGGAAGAAAGGGAACGGTCCCACCCAAAATACACTGTTTGTACCATATTTGTTGCCATATTCATACAGGTATGATATCATTTCTGAAAGAAATTTggtgatttttatttacacaactGCTGTGAGGGTGGGTCAATTTCCTGGCTATTAACAGAAATTCTGAATtgtgaacagagtactaggctttaagcattattttttgaggaaaaaaaacatTACTCAATTAAAGACATCACTCAATTTCTATGATAAACAAGTAatagatctatattcggctgtgccgaatcttagatactcttccccaaattatacttaaaaatatttttttttaaaatatttttatgtaaacaaaatttaaatttttttataaaaaagtttttttaaatttttttaaaattttgtctatttgcaattgttttttaattttttttaaaaacagttttttccaaaattttaaaattttttttttggaaaaataatttatgacaaaaaaaaatttttatgaaaaaaaaatttttatgaaaaaaaaattgggcttaaaaaaatatttttcccgattttgacccattgtaggtccaacttactatagctttatatacatcgttgcaatggaggtctatcattagatatccatattgtctatattaatgagttacccccattaacacgaagtctggttatgccttaactaatagttatacagtcggctaaaattatttttgtatgaaaactgtcagtataactattagttaatcgTGTTACTAGgggttagtaatccagatatagattaaaaatcgaggtttcccggttttttccttatatctcagcaatttgcGAACCGATTTTCTcgtttttaaatagcaaccgagccggtaGAATTAcatagatattgatgtatgaatcgtgtatgtaagttatttgggggcttccgtcagacagacaggcggacatggctatatcgacttcgctatctataacgatccagaatatatatactttgtggggtcgcaaatgaaaagtgtagaaattacaagcttatatatgtatacccttgccactcatggcgaagggtatgtGGTTTAATGAATTTCGGTAGATACCGAACGTTCTGGATACTCAGTTGTGATCTCTACAcccgaaataattgaaaaaattacgaTATGGCGTCGGAGagataggcatctcacatggctcagtagtttcaattttgaatgatcacttgggtatgagaaagccgcgtttgctcacaatcgggaatacaaattacactgtacaaaacaaaaaaaaaattacaggtTCGACCAATAAATtctgatagaggagacaaaaaaaaagacacgtatatcggcgcacagagggattttggtgtcaaaaagtcaatttttcaaacactcaattttaaaaatcaaatgatgcagttttgtagagaaatgtttaaagatgaaatataCACTTagagttttaagaaaaatttaattttatttttaaaaaattgaagtaaagtccatgcaagggagttaagcaaaaatttacttatattttcacacaattcagtggtttatatataaataattttccatttacctttaacatatttgaaaaatataatatttctccataaataaaaaaaaatacggggatatcataaaccgttaaggaTATATGCGCAAATCTATgcctataaaaattaatttatttttgattttccatggagaaaaaaatgtagccccactttcccccaagctgtttctttaataaaatgaaagttgggagtgtcttgtttcgattaaaagaaacaagtaacagagctatattcggctgtgccgaatcttatatacccttcaccaaaatatactttaaaataaaaattttaaatatttttaggtaaacaaaatttaattttttttccagttgttttttcgaaattgtttttaaaatttttttttaaatttaaaattttttttttaatttaaaaatttttttttttttggtttttaattttttttttaatatttagtgaaaaaaaattttgatgaaaaaaaaaaattcgggttaaaaaatattttttccgattttgacccattgtaggtccaacttactatgggcttatatacgtcgttgcacaggtctatcattagatatccatattgtctatattaatgatttagtaatccagatatgggtcaaaaataggtcaaaaatcgaggttgtcctggttttttccttgtatctcagccatttgtggaccgattttctcgattttaaacgagccggaagaatttcggagattttgatgtatcattcgtgtatgtaagttatttgggggcttcagaaagttgatttcaacacacagactgagagacggacatggctatatcgactccgctatctatacccagcagttctaggagacagtaccgaactagtgattttacccatcatttagggtgggagctagttacttcaatagccacgtgactagccattttaacacgggcatgtcctaggcaggggctcaattgtctctttttgattacaatgggactgtctaatagctggtccaaagtaggcaacgcattggattcacatactggttacatagcgtcagttaccttgctagtggtgtaactggttacttgatcagctacttgactagttatttttacccttttgattacaatgtgactatcggtTAGCTGATCGGAAGTAGTCagcgcttctggtgggtaaaataaagtgcagtacaaaagcaagtttgaagtgacttcaacATAgtttactaagagacactaaagtgactattgacttcatgctatgttacgtgggatatcagtatacttaagcaaaaataaaaataaactgtatgagaattatattaacacaatttgtaaaaaaactagtttgtacgaattactcacaaaacgtttaaagtgaatacggtctagattacttagagacagttaagtgacaattgtcttcacgctagactacttgggatgcataaagtaaccaattgtcttatctctgcactacaaagggcacatacgtgtcaaatgaccaaaacatataaaatggagtcagccaagtgataatacatttgtgacaattacagTCTTTAAGTAGTCAAtgacttgcttaactgctgggtaacgattccgaatatatatactttgtggggtcgcaaatgaaaaatgtagaaattacaaacggaatgtcaaacttatatatacccttgccactgatggtgaagggtataaaaatagttttcggaacaggatgaaaacttaaattttttgtcgaataataaacgaaatatcaaaaaaattcttatctatgtatgggtttcgtgggcggtgggcatggccgatttgaATCTTATTTTGattcaaaaaatacatataccaaatttctagacttttacttggataggaacaattttatgcgaaaaaatctatttggattgtatgggcagtgggcgttgggagtggtcgattttgataaaattttttttttttttcttagtttggtccacgACCAAACTCAGACCAGCTCTACGACcgctccttataatttttgccaaaaaatgtatgaagccatccctctgtgcggcgtttttaaagtttacatctgaatttcatttgacgGGGgcttaaagtttcccaactctggcacattattattgttaatcggcataagaaactatgtgatccttacattttaggtataaaatgtgttgagaaaatttatgtataatgttacggagaacatttttctaaaatatgttaaccctctaaatactcaagacatgggtcttttttgtccttcttttaaaatatagcaaaaaaaacaccattaaaaccgggatttaaggggttaaaatgtttcgcaaaaatattatccgtgaaattttactataagtccttGAATACagcaaaacggaaaattcaatcagaaagtcagaaataagataaaacaaaaaagagagcctagggttaatttcgaatttgttaagaattttattttaaaaaggttaacatattctacaaaaatgttctctgtaacattttacctaaattttctcaacacattttataccaaaaatgtaaggatcacatggattcttatgccgattaacaataggAATGTGCTGGAGTTGAGAAATGAAATTcaaatgtaaactttcaaaaacgccgatacacgtgtctttttttttgtctcctctgtcaaaatttattggtcggaccaaTAAATATTAGGTTACGAAATGCTCCCGCTTTcaccctattctccggatttggcccgagtgactatttcttgtttccaaacttgaagaaatgtctcggcggaaatAGATTTggctccaacgatgaaatcatctcacttatcttattttttggaagggataaaacaTATTGGAGAAACTTTGGgcaaagtgcatagagctcaaagcagactatgttgaaaaataaaataattttgtatctaaaaaccagtgtttcattaaaaattgcacggacttattgacccgccaTCGTAGTTTCGAGGATGAAATCATAATGAACAGATTGACGCTTAAACAACGCTACCATATTATCCAAATTTGCTTAGACTGTTTTGACGCAAAATGTTCAGCGAAAGgtttatttttaacttaactggtttgttaataaacaaaattgccacACATGGAGTGAGATCCATCCACAACAGACTCTACAAAATTTATGCCGGGCTCGCGTCATGCTCATTGatgttttgtttgcaaatatggCGCTACGTGCTATACggttgaaatcaaaatttggcgttaacttttgagaaatatttctttcaatTGGTATCCAATATCGTTTTgacacctctcgattatttcctgtggggATACGTGAGGTCacactggtttatgctgataaaccagcaacaattgatgTATTAGATTCCAACATTagtcaattccggccaaaaatccataacttctttatttcttcataaaaatttatgaaatttggtatttgtattaagaataacataaccgatcgatcgataaatatttcgatgttctaatacagggtttggccaaaaagtatcaaaaaaattgcatgtaagtggctgaaatttagtccaaaactaaagaataaaatatgtgatcgaaaaaaaattggtcatttaaatttcttattcatatacagggtttggtcaaacaatcatggacgttttaaaagtATCGAACAAATTAGATTATAATTCATAAAAATGCCtaaaatttagtccaaaaatgaagaatagcataagtgattgaaaaaatggtcgtacaaatttcgggtttggccaaacaatcatggatgttttgaaattattggAATAGTTAGGTTATTCATTAAATTCCTcaaatttggtgtacatttaagatCAACACACTTGATCCATTGCAAAAAACattggccaaataaacattgacgttataaaagtatcgaaaaaagtatttaatttttgtaaatggcttcaattaggtttataatttagaataacataaatgatacattcaaaaaatttcaacatacaaatacatggtttggccaaatcAGCATAGACgcaaataactctcaaacttacataatttttgaaattgaccaaaaaaatacaaaaaaaatttgtaaaatatgaaggcaATGAAATC
Proteins encoded in this region:
- the LOC135961395 gene encoding probable cytochrome P450 313a4; the protein is MISYLYEYGNKYGTNSVFWVGPFPFFLSSEPQILKEILTLKNCIDKPALIYNGISAVAGHGLITENEPHWSQHRKILNKAFSHKNLSSFVPLFNTEINSLIQKVQKSLDNAEDVDMLLIFRLLTLKMSTKTVLKRDLDQTDMDSMAMSKNAEGILEMLAENCFNTIISISWIRKLAKITVYKSQMQGLNMFIRLVNESVDILEKNDTTDPSYLPAVNSSLDYALNGVQQNTLEWSELLPHMLQLFEGSFETISSTLFLVVSLLAMHPQYQECAYEEVINVLPHDNDDTDITLAQVDQLIYLEMVLNETLRVCPAVPMVFRKVLNEDLTLSNGLTLPVGQMISIDLFRLHRRKDIWGPNADDFNPDNFLPSNVNERHPFAFIPFTKGKRFCIGWRYALIFVKISLAKLIKTYKFSTDFKYKDLKFENHIALKLVELPQLHVEQRKVRE